The Lampris incognitus isolate fLamInc1 chromosome 17, fLamInc1.hap2, whole genome shotgun sequence genome contains a region encoding:
- the rsph10b gene encoding radial spoke head 10 homolog B, with the protein MANGNTNKDVEETSDATKSRELSRGSAGSESDLDFAGAEREYEGGKSNERLHGEGVAYFQGGSVYKGMFSEGLMHGRGEYTWEDGVKYQGEFVSNTPMGRGVYTWLDGSSYQGQVHAAVRHGVGSHKCADSSVVYRGQWHHGKRHGKGIIYYNQDATSWYEGEWVNNNRQGWGVRRYPSGNVYEGVWQNNSRHGDGTMRWLNLGQEYSGTWQDGAPHGEGTYTWFLRRIHGTQYPQRNEYQGEFCRGKRHGLGTFYYASGALYRGEWRNDKKHGQGKFIFKNGRVFEGEFVDDHMAEFPSFHLDDSKSPNLSGIRTCTPLGKHANCEPLMLGADMALDIDSLLEKFPKSRRETELKQLEFVVLRHIGELRSIYSLYSSLGRGHSPDNTFLLSRLQLWRLLKDCHIHHHGTTLVQIDRLISADDLPSDEIHSPFSSVLPRKLLSALVTIAHHAYHEDQQTSHNILAMCFSKMMKENILPNAKNVKGHLFSNVVHAVVAGNYIERCWVIYRDLSMVSSALRTDHTVTCRHLVWMFKDLGLFDSNLTTRRLLEIMTAEELDAGSRSHCNLDQEITFLEFFEVLLGCSQVSSQPAVCSSLEVIGSSPEEGASESLLLSQSLLTQSMGKFSHIQQVSTPEDMKGVNLQTAVHIQSQTAETTTHLSSSESGELSSQRDSVLQATPTSYSPRLTSNADVTGCRSGQQNGDEGKMLRVESTEAQDGEPDVWIRRCHRFFSRLFPVYDHERSRRRHMEEERLRHAVQKHAAVAKAREQARLREQWEAEEEERRQKEAEKEEAAAERVDGNEDEVIGSPSEVSTSSVTVAAAAKQASRSRKKQPAKKAGKRA; encoded by the exons ATGGCGAATGGAAATACAAATAAGGATGTTGAGGAGACATCAGACGCAACAAAAAGCAGAGAACTAAGTCGTGGCTCTGCGGGTTCTGAGTCGGATTTGGACTTCGCGGGTGCCGAACGAGA GTATGAGGGGGGAAAGTCCAACGAGCGGCTCCATGGAGAAGGCGTTGCATATTTCCAGGGAGGCAGTGTGTACAAG GGAATGTTCTCAGAGGGACTCATGCATGGACGAGGTGAATACACCTGGGAGGACGGAGTGAAGTATCAG GGAGAATTTGTGTCTAACACACCCATGGGCCGTGGGGTGTACACCTGGCTGGATGGCAGCTCCTATCAGGGCCAAGTCCACGCAGCAGTCCGCCATGGGGTCGGGAGCCACAAATGTGCAGACAGCTCTGTGGTTTACAGAGGACAATGGCACCACGGCAAAAGACATGGAAAG GgtataatatattataatcaagATGCTACTTCCTGGTATGAAGGAGAGTGGGTCAACAACAACAGACAGGGATGGGGAGTGAGACG CTACCCCTCTGGGAACGTTTATGAGGGCGTATGGCAGAACAACAGCAGACATGGAGACGGTACCATGAGATGGCTGAACCTGGGACAGGAGTATAGCGGAACATGGCAGGACGGAGCCCCG CATGGGGAAGGCACATACACGTGGTTCCTGAGGAGGATTCATGGGACTCAGTACCCACAGAGGAACGAGTACCAGGGGGAGTTCTGTCGGGGCAAGAGACACGGACTGGGAACCTTCTACTACGCCAGCGGGGCACTCTACCGGGGAGAATGGAGGAACGATAAAAAACACGGACAA GGAAAGTTCATATTCAAGAATGGGCGTGTCTTTGAAGGAGAATTTGTGGACGATCACATGGCAGAATTCCCTTCATTCCATCTGGATGACTCCAAAAGCCCAAACCTGAGCGGAATCAGAACTTGCACTCCTCTTGGTAAACATGCTAACT GTGAGCCATTGATGCTTGGAGCAGACATGGCTCTTGACATCGACTCTCTTCTGGAAAAATTTCCCAAGAGCCGAAGAGAGACAGAATTAAAACAG TTGGAGTTTGTGGTGCTGAGGCACATTGGTGAGCTGCGGTCCATCTACAGTTTGTACAGCAGCCTCGGCCGGGGCCACTCCCCCGACAACACCTTCCTGCTGTCTCGCCTGCAGCTCTGGCGCCTTCTCAAAGACTGTCACATCCACCATCACGGCACCACGCTGGTCCAGATAGACCGCCTCATCAGTG CTG ACGACCTTCCCTCAGATGAGATTCACTCTCCCTTTAGTTCCGTGCTGCCCCGTAAGCTTCTCAGCGCTCTGGTGACCATCGCCCACCACGCCTATCATGAAGACCAACA GACTTCACACAACATCCTGGCCATGTGCTTTTCCAAgatgatgaaggagaacattcttCCTAATGCAAAGAATGTAAAAG GGCATCTGTTCAGTAATGTGGTCCATGCAGTGGTTGCTGGGAACTATATAGAGAGATGCTGGGTCATCTACCGGGACCTGAGTATGGTCAGTTCAGCCCTCAGGACTGACCACACCGTCACCTGCCGACACTTGGTCTGGATGTTCAAG GATCTCGGTCTGTTTGACAGTAATCTGACCACCAGAAGGTTACTGGAGATCATGACCGCAGAGGAGCTGGATGCTGGCAGCCGGTCCCACTGCAACCTGGATCAAGAG ATCACATTCCTTGAGTTCTTTGAGGTTCTCCTGGGGTGTTCTCAGGTGAGCAGTCAGCCAGCTGTCTGTTCCAGTCTGGAGGTCATTGGGAGTTCACCAGAGGAGGGAGCCAGCGAGAGCCTCCTACTCTCCCAGAGCCTTCTCACCCAGTCG ATGGGGAAATTCAGCCACATCCAGCAGGTTTCCACTCCTGAAGACATGAAGGGTGTCAATCTCCAGACTGCAGTCCACATCCAGTCTCAAACAGCCG AGACGACCACACATCTGTCATCCTCTGAGTCTGGAGAGCTTTCTTCACAGAGGGACTCTGTACTGCAAGCTACGCCAACCAGTTACTCTCCCCGCTTAACCAGCAACG CTGATGTAACAGGCTGCCGTTCAGGGCAACAGAACGGGGATGAAGGAAAAATGCTCCGAGTTGAAAGCACGGAAGCCCAAGACGGTGAACCGGATGTGTGGATACGAAGATGCCACCGCTTCTTCAGCCGACTATTCCCTGTCTACGACCATGAACGCTCACGGAGACGCCACATGGAGGAAGAGAGACTCCGCCACGCAGTCCAAAAACACGCCGCCGTGGCCAAGGCCCGAGAGCAGGCCAG GCTGAGAGAGCAGTGggaggctgaggaggaggagCGGCGGCAGAAGGAGGCTGAGAAAGAGgaggcagcagcagagagagtagACGGAAATGAAGATGAGGTAATCGGTTCGCCATCGGAGGTGTCAACCAGCTCCGTCACAGTCGCTGCTGCAGCCAAACAGGCCAGCAGGTCCAGGAAGAAGCAGCCGGCTAAAAAAGCTGGTAAACGAGCCTGA